Proteins found in one Vulpes vulpes isolate BD-2025 chromosome 13, VulVul3, whole genome shotgun sequence genomic segment:
- the GPR52 gene encoding G-protein coupled receptor 52, with the protein MNESRWTEWSILNVSSGIENVSERHSCPLGFGYYGAVDVCIFETVVIVLLTFLIIAGNLTVIFVFHCAPLLHHYTTSYFIQTMAYADLFVGVSCLVPTLSLLHYSTGIHESLTCQVFGYIISVLKSVSMACLACISVDRYLAITKPLSYNQLVTPCRLRICIILIWIYSCLIFLPSFFGWGKPGYHGDIFEWCAMSWLTSAYFTGFIVCLLYAPAAFVVCFTYFHIFKICRQHTKEINDRRARFPSHEVDASGETGHSPDRRYAMVLFRITSVFYMLWLPYIIYFLLESSRVLDNPTLSFLTTWLAISNSFCNCVIYSLSNSVFRLGLRRLSETMCTSCMCVKDQEARDPKPRKRANSCSI; encoded by the coding sequence ATGAATGAATCCAGGTGGACTGAATGGAGCATCCTGAACGTGAGCAGCGGCATTGAGAATGTGTCTGAACGTCACTCCTGCCCACTTGGATTTGGCTACTACGGTGCAGTGGATGTGTGCATCTTTGAGACCGTTGTTATTGTCTTGTTGACATTTCTAATCATTGCTGGGAATTTAACAGTCATCTTTGTCTTTCACTGTGCTCCACTCTTGCACCATTATACTACCAGCTATTTTATTCAGACAATGGCATATGCTGATCTTTTCGTTGGAGTTAGCTGCTTGGTTCCTACTCTCTCACTTCTTCACTACTCCACAGGTATCCATGAGTCATTGACTTGCCAGGTTTTTGGATATATCATCTCAGTTCTAAAAAGTGTTTCTATGGCATGTCTTGCTTGTATAAGTGTGGATCGCTATCTTGCAATAACCAAGCCTCTTTCCTACAATCAACTGGTCACCCCTTGtcgcctgagaatttgcattattttaatcTGGATCTACTCTTGCCTCATTTTCTTGCCGTCCTTTTTCGGCTGGGGGAAACCAGGGTACCATGGTGACATTTTTGAATGGTGTGCCATGTCTTGGCTCACCAGTGCCTATTTTActggttttattgtttgtttactttATGCTCCTGCTGCCTTTGTTGTCTGCTTCACTTACTTCCACATTTTCAAAATTTGCCGGCAGCACACCAAAGAGATAAATGACCGGAGGGCCCGATTTCCTAGCCACGAGGTGGATGCCTCTGGAGAGACTGGACACAGCCCTGACCGTCGCTACGCCATGGTTTTGTTTCGGATAACCAGTGTGTTTTACATGCTGTGGCTCCCTTATATAATTTACTTTCTTCTAGAAAGCTCCCGGGTCTTGGACAATCCAACACTGTCTTTCTTAACAACCTGGCTTGCTATCAGTAATAGTTTTTGTAACTGTGTAATCTATAGCCTTTCCAACAGCGTTTTTCGGCTAGGCCTCCGAAGACTATCTGAGACAATGTGTACATCTTGTATGTGTGTGAAGGATCAGGAAGCACGAGACCCCAAACCTAGGAAACGGGCTAATTCCTGCTCCATTTGA